One stretch of Miscanthus floridulus cultivar M001 chromosome 18, ASM1932011v1, whole genome shotgun sequence DNA includes these proteins:
- the LOC136523850 gene encoding uncharacterized protein, which yields MDAKLDRILGQLTTINNRLNSHDSRLAHVETGKTNDDKGTGGNDDHSGDDEVEDDAHDIERNRAWASFRDRALRDRDRFARGAFDRDFSSRGYDDRGGRGHDDRGGRGYDNRGERGYEDRGGRGYIDRSGRGYTDRGFDDYDARDFSRGARDYG from the coding sequence ATGGACGCAAAGCTTGATCGCATCTTGGGCCAACTCACCACCATCAACAACCGTCTCAATTCCCACGACTCTCGTCTAGCGCACGTGGAGACCGGCAAGACCAACGATGACAAGGGCACCGGCGGGAACGACGACCACAGTGGCGATGACGAGGTGGAGGACGACGCGCACGACATCGAGCGCAACCGCGCCTGGGCCTCGTTTCGTGACCGCGCCCTTCGCGACCGGGACCGCTTCGCCCGCGGCGCATTCGATCGCGACTTCTCCAGCCGCGGCTACGACGATCGTGGCGGCCGCGGCCACGATGATCGCGGTGGGCGGGGTTACGACAACCGCGGTGAGCGCGGCTACGAAGACCGGGGCGGCCGCGGCTACATTGACCGCAGCGGGCGCGGCTACACCGACCGCGGCTTCGACGACTACGACGCCCGCGACTTCAGCCGGGGCGCCCGCGACTACGGATGA
- the LOC136523852 gene encoding uncharacterized protein, whose product MASLHLDGTAAEWYYQMERNFGMVPWPCFVDFVNLRFGPPIRTNSITEIKALIRTGTVEDYSRRFLALLARCDDLATQTVIDLYTGGLGQPLAHDVEMQHPANLQKAMSLARAFEQRQAESSVVNSSAAPKGSSRRAIASATTAAPGAMVQDGKTEGPRPRFRRLTPVEMQEKRQSGQCYFCLESYNKDHKCAAKGVFLMDLADGEDDPLSEINDLEISLSALTGLSSADSMLLQVTVSGVQLRALVDTGSTHTFIHSTLVERLGLTVTPRVGLNVMVANGDRVRNPGVCLATPVTIGGEAFSIDCFTLDLGGFDLVLGV is encoded by the coding sequence ATGGCCTCCCTGCACCTCGACGGTACCGCGGCGGAGTGGTACTACCAGATGGAGCGCAACTTCGGCATGGTTCCGTGGCCGTGTTTCGTGGATTTCGTCAACCTTCGCTTCGGGCCACCGATCCGCACCAACTCGATCACGGAGATCAAGGCATTGATCCGCACAGGCACCGTGGAGGACTATTCGCGGCGCTTCCTGGCCCTGCTTGCGCGCTGCGACGACCTCGCCACGCAGACGGTGATTGACCTCTACACGGGAGGTTTGGGTCAGCCACTGGCCCATGACGTCGAGATGCAGCACCCCGCCAATCTTCAGAAGGCCATGAGCCTTGCGCGGGCGTTCGAGCAACGCCAAGCGGAGTCCTCTGTTGTCAACAGTTCAGCGGCGCCTAAGGGCTCTAGCCGTCGGGCAATTGCGTCAGCCACCACTGCTGCCCCTGGCGCCATGGTGCAGGATGGCAAGACGGAGGGGCCACGGCCACGCTTTCGCCGCCTTACGCCGGTGGAGATGCAGGAGAAACGCCAAAGTGGGCAGTGCTATTTCTGCCTGGAGTCGTACAATAAGGATCATAAGTGCGCCGCCAAGGGCGTCTTCCTCATGGACTTGGCGGACGGCGAGGACGACCCCCTCAGCGAGATCAATGACTTGGAGATATCCCTCTCCGCGCTGACTGGCCTCAGCTCCGCTGATTCTATGCTGCTGCAGGTCACAGTGAGCGGCGTCCAACTGCGGGCGTTGGTGGACACGGGCTCCACCCACACGTTCATCCACTCCACGCTCGTGGAGCGCCTGGGTCTCACCGTCACGCCGCGCGTCGGCCTCAACGTCATGGTGGCCAACGGCGACCGGGTGCGCAACCCGGGCGTCTGCCTCGCTACTCCGGTCACCATTGGTGGGGAGGCCTTCTCCATCGACTGTTTCACGCTTGACTTGGGCGGCTTCGATCTGGTCCTTGGCGTCTAG
- the LOC136523853 gene encoding uncharacterized mitochondrial protein AtMg00860-like, with amino-acid sequence MLGQGIIRESTSPFSSLVFLVRKHDDSWHFCVDYRALNDATVKDKFPIPVVDELLDKLKGAHFFTKIDLRNGHSWAERLQHVKAMLQQMRDHHLFAKRSKCSFDVPSMAYLGHIITAEGVAMDPDKVVAVEAWPQPRSVQALRGFLGLTGYYRKFIAGYGGVAAPLTALLKQEAFTWTAEAEVAFLALKTTLITAPLL; translated from the exons ATGCTCGGCCAAGGGATCATCCGGGAGTCGACCTCACCATTTTCCTCCCTGGTGTTCCTTGTCCGCAAGCACGACGACAGTTGGCACTTCTGTGtcgactaccgcgccctcaaCGACGCCACCGTGAAAGATAAGTTCCCGATCCCAGTGGTCGACGAGCTCTTGGACAAGCTGAAAGGTGCCCACTtcttcaccaagattgacttacGCAATGG CCACTCGTGGGCTGAGCGCTTACAACATGTCAAGGCTATGCTACAGCAGATGCGCGACCATCATCTCTTCGCCAAGCGCTCCAAATGTTCCTTCGATGTGCCATCTATGGCCTACCTCGGTCACATTATCACAGCCGAGGGGGTCGCCATGGATCCTGACAAGGTCGTTGCGGTGGAGGCGTGGCCACAACCCCGCTCAGTCCAGGCGCTGCGCGGATTCCTCGGCCTCACCGGTTATTACCGAAAGTTTATCGCTGGGTACGGTGGTGTCGCAGCGCCACTTACTGCTCTCCTCAAGCAGGAAGCCTTCACCTGGACAGCGGAGGCCGAAGTGGCTTTCCTCGCCCTCAAGACTACGCTGATCACTGCGCCTCTCCTCTAG